One window of the Haloarcula limicola genome contains the following:
- a CDS encoding cytochrome P450 — MSGQLPPAPSKHPVLQHSLRYARDPFEFVEEATTECGDLYRMELPSVDDVFVLAHPDYLAQVLVDDVEKFGKTDDFRRAFGSGLLSVEGQQWRQQRDILQPLFFRDRITGYVDEMVACIEQRLATWEDGETRDVEEEMSALTLEILFATLFGRELSPGEDADIREAADGLNEWFAPTSWILPHWMPTPARRRFKESTNRLQEEVRTLLADGMSAAPPQQSGGSDTMDLLSRLEQTRDSGEGKQLTTEEIEDQLVTMVFAGHETTATALAFTWYLLATHPTIRDEFHNELDTVLDGASPSLEDIEKLEVTDRILTEALRLYPPIHTIPRKTTTDVEMNGHHLPEGHELHLSLIHIHRDEQFYDDPLEFRPNRWTDGFRESLPDFAYAPFGGGRRTCIGREFALLEAKIALAMIGQRFQLDWEANREPTLEPRITIRTENGMPMRLNHR, encoded by the coding sequence GTGAGCGGTCAGCTACCACCAGCACCATCCAAACATCCAGTCCTCCAGCACTCACTTCGTTACGCACGTGATCCGTTCGAGTTCGTAGAAGAAGCTACGACAGAGTGTGGAGATCTCTATCGGATGGAGCTGCCGAGCGTTGATGACGTATTCGTGCTCGCCCACCCAGATTATCTTGCTCAGGTTCTTGTCGACGACGTTGAGAAATTTGGGAAAACAGATGATTTTCGCCGAGCGTTCGGAAGTGGATTACTTTCAGTTGAGGGACAGCAATGGCGACAGCAACGCGATATTTTGCAGCCGCTGTTTTTCCGTGACCGAATCACCGGCTACGTCGATGAGATGGTCGCCTGCATCGAACAGCGACTGGCGACATGGGAGGATGGTGAAACCCGAGACGTCGAGGAGGAGATGAGTGCGCTCACACTCGAAATTCTCTTTGCGACATTGTTCGGTCGGGAATTGTCCCCGGGCGAGGATGCAGACATCCGCGAAGCTGCTGATGGACTCAACGAGTGGTTCGCGCCGACCTCGTGGATTCTCCCCCACTGGATGCCAACACCGGCTCGTCGACGCTTCAAGGAGTCCACTAACCGGCTTCAGGAAGAAGTGAGAACGCTATTAGCAGATGGGATGTCGGCTGCCCCGCCACAGCAGTCCGGCGGTTCAGACACCATGGATCTCCTCTCGCGACTCGAACAGACTCGCGACAGCGGAGAGGGAAAGCAGCTGACTACCGAGGAGATCGAGGATCAACTTGTCACGATGGTCTTTGCCGGGCATGAAACTACAGCCACTGCGCTCGCGTTCACGTGGTATCTGCTTGCCACGCATCCGACCATCCGTGATGAGTTCCACAACGAACTCGATACAGTCCTCGATGGTGCTTCGCCTTCTCTCGAGGATATTGAGAAACTGGAAGTGACCGATCGTATCCTCACTGAGGCGCTGCGACTCTATCCCCCGATTCATACGATTCCACGCAAGACGACAACCGATGTCGAGATGAATGGTCATCACCTCCCGGAGGGGCACGAACTCCATCTCTCGCTAATCCATATTCATCGAGACGAGCAGTTCTACGATGATCCGCTCGAATTCCGTCCTAACCGATGGACAGATGGGTTCAGAGAGAGCTTGCCGGACTTTGCGTACGCGCCGTTTGGTGGTGGGCGACGGACCTGTATTGGCCGCGAGTTCGCATTACTCGAAGCGAAGATTGCGCTCGCAATGATCGGACAGCGGTTCCAGCTAGACTGGGAAGCAAATCGAGAGCCCACACTCGAACCACGGATTACGATTCGCACCGAGAATGGGATGCCAATGCGGCTAAACCACCGGTAA